Sequence from the Methanococcoides methylutens genome:
GCCTGCAGAGCGATTCCATTCCGGTTCGAATCCGGACCTTGGCTTTCATCCGTTAACAAAAGTAATATCTGATTCATTAATATGAGTTAGAGTACGGCGGCCATAGCGGCAGGGCAACTCCTGTTCCTACTCTAATGCACTTTTTCTTTAACTGATCTTAACTCACTAGCTTTGAGTTTGCTGTTTTGATATGTTTTTATTTATGATCACATTTTTGAAAATTCGAATTGCTATGCTAATCTGATTAACTTCTGCTTAGTGGAAATGATCTCTACAGCCTGCGGTATATTTTCTAACTAATTTATTAAACCAGTGGAGAATAGAGATACTTGAAAAGATGGGATTGTTTCTAGATCTGAATACACCATTCCAATCATCGTTGGTGATCTGACTATACTTTCAATACTCTTCATATATCTAATCTGAAGATGTATCCTAATAATAATTTATTTTCATTATTGATTTATAAACGATATCTTGGGAAAATGAAAAGAAAATAGTTAAAATGAGTAATGAGCTCATTGTTCTCACAATGAGTTCGCCATAGGTTGTAACACCTTTTACCAATTGATTTTGATAATTGGTTTCCAGGTTATTAAGTTGATCTTTTTTTCACAGAATTAAATTTATGTTGCCAATACTTCGTACTCCTTAGGTACAGTATATACATTGGCAAAATCAAATTCAGCCTGTGAAGCTGTTTCGCCTGCTGCCTGTTGGTTGGTCATTTCTTTTAGACCATACAGGCTTTGCCTCGCGTCTTTGAAGTAGAATCTTTCCTGCAGGAAATTCTCATCCTTCAGTCTTCCCAATGCATATCGGATGGTACGTGGGGGAAGATAACTTTGTTCGGCGATTTCTTTCTGTGTCAGAAGACCACCGTATTCAAGTACCTTGTAGACAAGTTTTGCAGAAGGCGGCAACGCTTCAATTGTCTTTCTCAGGTGTTTGTCCTTTGGCTCTTCGATGCTTTTCTTTATCTGTACTTTTTTCTCGTGATTGTCAACAAAAGCGATCCCTCATTTTCATTACTCCTTTGTATAGGTTGAATATAGTCGCACCATAGTTTGATATGGCACATCGCAAATTCACTATTGTGAAGTCACACTTGTGAATACATGTCTCTAATATATATACATGTCGGCAAAATACATCTGTTAGACAAGATATATAGCATCTTTTGTGTTGCTGGCCTTACAGTTGATTGATGAAGAATATGTCTTTATTTGCCTGTATCTTAGATCTTATATCTTTAGAAGTAGAGCTAATTTCATTCTAATATTAATGACCAAAGGTGAAAAAATGACTGAAGGCTCGATCGAATTAGATCTTAGGGGGGAGATTTGTCCCTTTACTTTCGTAAAAACTAAATTACAATTAGAGGAGCTGGAAAGTGGTGATAATCTCACGGTCGTCTTTGATTATGCACCCGCGATTTCAAATGTTCCTAAAAGTGTCAAGAATGAGGGTCATACAATTCTTGGTATTGACAAAGAAGAAAATAACATCTGGAAAGTTCACATTAAGAAAGCCTGATCTCTCGACAAACCCTCTTTTTTATCATTTTATACTTTTAAAAGTAAACAAAAGCAGATCTTCTACAACCTCATAGGAGATCCACTTTTACTAAAGATTCACTGTATCGTCTTGCGCTTGAATTTAGCAACACGATCCAGCATTACCTCTATTCCATTGTTAACAAGTGCGTTGAACTTCTCAGGTTTCATGGCTGCACGCCTTATCGGTTCGTGGAGTTCGATCAGCAATATTGCATCCATCCAGTTGTCCCTGAGACGATAGTTCATCGGTTCCTCGAACAGGCAGGATGCCCCATCCTCTGAAGCTTTTGATGCATCCGCATCTTTGAACTTGACTGGAACATGCAGTGTAACCGATGAGCTCTTCCCGCTTTCGTCCTTTGGAATGTATAGCCTTACGATCTCATCCCCGAAACGTCCGATGAAATGATCCGTGCCTTTTGTGAAACCAAGTGCAAGTATTGCATCCACCAAACGTGCCGGCAGGTCATCCATAAGACAGCCACAAAGTGCTTTTGTGATACTCTCTTCCTTCAGCGATTCTGTGAGCTCAACAAAGGCCTCCATAGGGAACCCGAACACGATCTCATCGTTCCTGTAATCACTGAACATACGTGCTCCGGCACACAAAAGTGATAGGTTCACCTTGTTCTCCATTACCGGGATGGTCGTACATTCTCCACAGACAGCGAATTCACCTTTAAATTTGGCATTAACCATATCTCCTTTCACTTTGGAGAGTGTTGCAGCTACACGCATGAGTTTGCTGGCGGTTCCTACAACCACCACAACATCAGGTTCGAATTCACATATGTCAAGCGGTGTGATGGTCATTGTCCTGGTATCTGCAGTTTTTATCCTTGGATACACATCTCCGTAAGCAGGTTCTGTGAAACCAAGTGCCAGTTCTGCGCTTGCACATGACATATCATCAGCTGAACAAGTATAGGACGTACCAAAGGCTGCTGCTTTTCTAACGATCTCACAATAACGCATTGGGTGTGGAATATTTGGCTCATCGTCGGTATTGAACTTCACGGCAACCGGTGTAAGCGGTAACTCGAACAATTGTCTGAACTGCTTTGTCAGTTCCGTATATTTCATGCTTCATCCTCCACCGGTATATCATATTTCCTTGCTATCTCAATGAAAGCGTTAGCGACATATTCTATCTGAACTCTGCTGAGTCCGAATGTATTTAATTTGAAACTTTTGCTCATCCCGGGCTGGATTCCAATTATCTTTCGCTTCTTAAGTTCATGGTATAGGAAGTAACCACGTTTCTTGGTCTTGGCAGCAGCTTCAAAGAGTGGCAGGGATTCGAATGCCACAAGAGTATGTTCTGTCGGCTTGACACCCATCTGGTGAAATCCTTCTATACGCTCGAGCTGTGATGCAAGGTATCTTGCATTCTCGACATGTTCATCCCAGTGCTTCACACGTTCTACAACACTCGGGAATGATGCCATAAGTGACATTACCGGAACTCCAAAGACAGGTGAACATCCAAATAAAGCAACCTCCTTTTTTGTGAAGCCACGTCCACTCCAGTCTCCCCTGATGGTTGACTTATCGAATACCTGCTGATTCCATTCAAAGGTAGTTGCAAGTATTCCCATGGGGGCGGATGCCGCCCAGCTTTTGTGCCCGGAAGCACACAGGAAATCCACACCAAGTTTCTTTCCATCAATAGGCATTATTCCTGAAGAGTAAGCTGTATTCAGCAGGAAAGGAACACCGTATTCTTTACAGATCTTCCCAACGGAGGCAGCATCTGCCACATTTCCATAACGATAATCAACATGTGTAAGCAGTGCCAGTGCTGGTAGTGAGCCGGTATTGCGTTCAACTTCCTCGAACTTTTCTGCGTATCCTTCAGGATCTATTGTAAATTCCGGGTAGCCGCTATGTGGCACCTCAACGACCTTCAACTGGTTCGCCTCTGCTGCAAGATATGATGTATAATGTGCAAGTGAATCCAGTACAAGGGTCTCACCGGGTTCTGTGACCATGTGCATTGCTGCCCATTTTGCATGGCGGCAACCGGCTGTGAACCTCACGTCATCCATATTC
This genomic interval carries:
- a CDS encoding winged helix-turn-helix domain-containing protein, with protein sequence MPPSAKLVYKVLEYGGLLTQKEIAEQSYLPPRTIRYALGRLKDENFLQERFYFKDARQSLYGLKEMTNQQAAGETASQAEFDFANVYTVPKEYEVLAT
- a CDS encoding sulfurtransferase TusA family protein produces the protein MTEGSIELDLRGEICPFTFVKTKLQLEELESGDNLTVVFDYAPAISNVPKSVKNEGHTILGIDKEENNIWKVHIKKA
- a CDS encoding DUF169 domain-containing protein; the encoded protein is MKYTELTKQFRQLFELPLTPVAVKFNTDDEPNIPHPMRYCEIVRKAAAFGTSYTCSADDMSCASAELALGFTEPAYGDVYPRIKTADTRTMTITPLDICEFEPDVVVVVGTASKLMRVAATLSKVKGDMVNAKFKGEFAVCGECTTIPVMENKVNLSLLCAGARMFSDYRNDEIVFGFPMEAFVELTESLKEESITKALCGCLMDDLPARLVDAILALGFTKGTDHFIGRFGDEIVRLYIPKDESGKSSSVTLHVPVKFKDADASKASEDGASCLFEEPMNYRLRDNWMDAILLIELHEPIRRAAMKPEKFNALVNNGIEVMLDRVAKFKRKTIQ
- the pscS gene encoding O-phospho-L-seryl-tRNA:Cys-tRNA synthase; its protein translation is MQEEFQLNLDIYKNLNRGIESTYINLNPIQRGGVLTAEARKAALEFADGYSVCDFCFESRVDLVQNPPVRNLTADIAEFLNMDDVRFTAGCRHAKWAAMHMVTEPGETLVLDSLAHYTSYLAAEANQLKVVEVPHSGYPEFTIDPEGYAEKFEEVERNTGSLPALALLTHVDYRYGNVADAASVGKICKEYGVPFLLNTAYSSGIMPIDGKKLGVDFLCASGHKSWAASAPMGILATTFEWNQQVFDKSTIRGDWSGRGFTKKEVALFGCSPVFGVPVMSLMASFPSVVERVKHWDEHVENARYLASQLERIEGFHQMGVKPTEHTLVAFESLPLFEAAAKTKKRGYFLYHELKKRKIIGIQPGMSKSFKLNTFGLSRVQIEYVANAFIEIARKYDIPVEDEA